One Mycolicibacterium rufum genomic window, GCCGCCGACGTGCCGCCGACCAGACCGCCGGAGACCGCTGCGTCGTCACCGAAGGCCACCCAGTGGGCCCGCTCCCCGACGACGCCGTGGCCGGTGATCTGCACCCAGATCCGGCCGTCGCGCGCCGGCACGTCGGCGGGGCCCAGCCCGCGGTCGCGCAGCGCGGCCGGCCGGGACGACTCCAGCACCACGTCGGCGGCGGCGAGCAGTCGGGCCAGACCGCCCGCCTGCGCGAAATCCACCGCATACGAGAGCTTTCCGGCGTTCACCCAGTCGTAGAACAGCGCCGGGCCTGCGCGGGTGCCGTCGGGGCGGTGCGGGCTTTCCACCTTCACGACCGTCGCCCCCGCGCGGGCCAGCAGCCGGCCGCACAGCGGACCGGCCCACATCGAGGACAGGTCCGCCACCAGCAGCTCGTGCAGCGGGCGGGGCGCGGTGCGGGGCCGGTCGCGACGCACGGCGGGCGGGGCCGGGTCGGTCTCGCCGAGCACGCCGACCGGCAGGCCGAGCAGCCGCGCCCGCGCCGCGACCGCATGCACGCCGGTGGCCCGGACGCGCGCGCCCACCGCCGCCCACGGGTCCGGCGTGTCGTCGGCCTCGACGAGCGCGGGCACCGCCTCCAGGTCGTCGGGCCGGGCCAGGGTCAGCGCGCACCAGTCGTCGTCCGCACCCATCAACCGGGTGGCCCCGCCGGCCGACACGGTGCCCCCGCGCGGAAG contains:
- a CDS encoding CoA transferase, which codes for MTPVALPATVLAEAWATARALTAMTGAEVDADEVLGGRAVALDLPRGGTVSAGGATRLMGADDDWCALTLARPDDLEAVPALVEADDTPDPWAAVGARVRATGVHAVAARARLLGLPVGVLGETDPAPPAVRRDRPRTAPRPLHELLVADLSSMWAGPLCGRLLARAGATVVKVESPHRPDGTRAGPALFYDWVNAGKLSYAVDFAQAGGLARLLAAADVVLESSRPAALRDRGLGPADVPARDGRIWVQITGHGVVGERAHWVAFGDDAAVSGGLVGGTSAAPTFCGDAIADPLTGLEAALAVLQSHARGGGEVIGVAMAAVAARYAALPRDGDVLCTTTLSVTTPAARLGEHTARVDDMVARRLAPAC